The Tachysurus fulvidraco isolate hzauxx_2018 chromosome 4, HZAU_PFXX_2.0, whole genome shotgun sequence DNA window gcatggtggcaaaagaacacagcattccaagaaaaacacttgctacccacagtaaaatttggtggaggttccatcatgctgtggggctgtgtggccagtgccggtactgggaatctggttaaagttgagggtcgcatggattccactcaatatcagcagattcttgagaataatgttgaggaatccgTCACAAAGTTGAAGATACGCCGGGgatggatatttcaacaagacaacgacccaaaacactgctcaaaatctactcgggcatttatgCAAAGGAACATGTACAATattctggaatggccatcccagtccccagacctgaatatcattaaatatctgtggggtgatttgtgTGGTGAAGtgggctgtccatgctcggcaaccatcaaacctaactgaactggagatgttttgtaaggaggaatggtccaaaatacattcaacCAGAATCCAGaaactcattacaggctataggaagcgtctagaggctgttatttcttctaaaggaggctctactaaatattgatgtgatttttctgttggggtgcccaaatttatgcacccgTCTAATCTCGTTTTGATGCATTttgcgcattttctgttaatccaataaacctcatttcactactgaaatattacggTGTCCTTTGGTTATTTGagagatcaaaatgaaattgctaatccaaacacccaaatatttatatataaaaaaaatcatggaaattgtaaggggttcctaaacttttgcatacgactgtagaGATGAGGTGTACAGATTCCTACATTAATACTGTGGAGAAGCTGTAAACATGATGTTGCTCGAAAtctttttatatgaatttaataatttgttacatatgatttgtttaaaagagagagtgataaagtgataaatcTGGGCTATAATTAGCGacctttattattataacagacCAATTTCAGGTTTAAATGATTGGTCGCCTGCATTTGTCCACATTGTGTGAAACGAGCGCCACCTAGTGCCGAAAAGTCAGTCACTGCTGATACAAGGAATTGTCAAAAACTACTTGCGACAGAAAAATTTCaagtctaaaaataaaacactttggagAACATTGCGTGAAAACACGTCTGAAACAGGATAAAACGCAGATTCTATGCGCTCAGCTTCCTATCGATATCGGCAGCCTTCTGTTCCAGGTACAAgcgcgtgttttttttttttgacagccTTGAAAACCAATAATATGAGTTAAAATGGTGACAAACTCCTGGGCGCCagtattctgaccaatcagacgaGTGTTCCGGATCCGCTGCAACACAAACCCGGATTCCGATTGGTTAAACCCCTACTAAATGGGCGGGACCTTTCTTCTTGTTCACCGTCTTCGCAGCCATTTTGCGAAAACTCTTAACGGGCGCCATGTCTGAAGGAGATACTGACTGCATCGAAAAAATCATAACAATCTCTGTTCCAACACTCCGCCTGCAGTATCGCACCAAGACAGCTGTCAGCCGACGGGACGTTTTTTAGCAAACCTGCGGTATCAAAGCTGTGTTTACAGCGTAAACATATCATCATTGACATGAGAGGATAATGTCTGTTAACCGTCTCAGTGTAGAGACGTGTATCCGTGAGTGTTCTCTTCAGACTAGCTAATACAATCCGTCATCATCTCTCACAACAAACCAACGTCTCCATGAGTGACTGAATCATCTCAGTCTTGTTGGGGAGAATCCGTTTGTAACCATCATGGCTTTTGTGAGCCTCTTCTCCTGTCCCCTAAACCCCGTCCTTGACAAAAACATGACAGACTCTGAGCTGGCAGGGGATGAAAGGTCGAGTAACGTTCTTATCTGCTTCTGTGcaggatttttatttctacattttattcAATGGCTGTTTTCATTTCACTCGATTTTTCCAACGTTTTAGGGCATTGGCTTGATTTTCGTAGCTCGTTGCAAAACAGGCCTGAAAAAAAGTCCATCTTTTATTGCATGCACTTTCATTATTCTAGCACAACTGTCACTTTATCAAACCTAGTGTGTTCCCTCCCTGCTCGTCATTGCTTTCCCTTCATTTATAACGACTTTGTGCTGCCACTTAACCTCAAGACCAGGAGCTGTTTAGTAAACTGCTCGTTACAGTGTGTTGCTACGAGCTGCTTCGAAgctgtttaaatattttgatgACGTACGGGAAACCCCGCCCACTGATGTGCCTTGGCTCAGATTTGCCCCGCCCCCTTTTATTCCAGGACCGCCCTCTCCTGCAGGGAAAAGACTTGTAGGAGTTTCCTATATAACGCAGACTGATGCTGTGCCTTTAAtgataatgtttttaatgtgtagATGATGATGAATGTGTATCATGTGTCTTAGAATAATCAGGGGAATGCTGGacctgtttatgttttgtttatttttttatgaagtaTATATAAATACCTGTTAATCCAAGAGTTTCTGAAGTAACTCTTCAGATGAGAGAAGCTTTCTTGATCTATGTTGCTAAAACCTTATGCAATAACTAAGAATGGGAGAAATGATCTCTGAATAAATCACAGAGATTGGGGCATTGTTACAATGTATGTATAACGGTTACACCAAATGATTTGTTTATACTATGAACACACAGTGTGGAAGTAAACTGCTCGCTTTCACTTTAGTAATAAGATAACCTATCATTGTGCTTGTGGCCATGCAGGTTGTGCTTGATTACTGGTCTGTAGGTCCTACCTGTCCTAGGAACTCAATAACTTGCCTGAAAGTCCCCAAGAAGCATTTCTACTATAAGTTActtctttaaaatattatttatattttaaagtcCTGTTTTTTAAACCCAGACATGACTTAGCTTTGATTTGGTTTTGGCAGGATATGATAGAAAATCCAGGTTCCTGAAGTGTCTCCGTACCGAAGGAAAAATCACAACCACTCGTTCATCAGAAGATATAATAGAGTTCTTTTACTACCATGTCAATTTGGACTAGATATATGTGAGGTGGTCCTACACCTTAAACACTTTAAACAGTTGACAGCATTAATggtctaaaaataataataaaaaaacatcttcaGCAAAACTAAGTTAGACAAGACATGACTGATTGGGTGAGATTAAAATACATCAGGAATAATTGCATGACTTTCCCCCCCACCACAGTTTAGAAAACTAAACCAGATTTAATAatcatttgattcatttattggAAGCATGTTCCTCCACGGTGTAAATTAGCTGTGATGACTTCTGTTAatttgtatatacacacagtgtcGACTCTCCCAACTGGATCCCTTTGGCAACAGTGTTTAATGTGATGTGCTTGCCATATATCTAGGGGTCTCTTGGGACACTGCGTGTTTGTCATTTTGCTTTTATATGAATAATTTATCCAGTAATCATTCAATTATCTATTACATTATGTTGTGTGTTGGATGTCATTCAACTAAAATTTGAGCGAGAGTGAAAGCAGGTGGTTTTGCTGGCATTCAGTACATCCACAATACACACCTTCCTTTGTTGTCAACGTCTTCGCTTTCCAGTTGTCACTGGAAATATCTTTACAAAgccaaataaatctaaaatcttGTTTCCTAAAAGCTAGAAATAAGAGTAAAAGAAATACTAGCATTTACTTGTACTTTGACACAGATTTCttctaataatttataataatccaGTTTTGTATAAATAAGACATTTCAAAATTGAGACTTGTGGCGCAGACTGAACCGATGCAAGACATatccttctgtctttctttagccatgttgttttgtttcctccAAAATCGAACCAGggatgggtaaaaaaaaatatctgaatgTCAGTTGGTGGGAGCACGGTGTCAGTGTGGAAGAACTTCAGTGGTCTACACCTGAGATGAGTGGGGATGAGTCCTGCCCTCatccccactgaacacttttgaACTGAACACCCCAGACCCCTACACTCAACATCATTGTcagatctcactaatgctcttgtagatGAATGATcacccaacccccccccccccccgccatATActaacatctagtggaaagccttcgcAGAGGAATAGAGCCTCTTATAAATGTTAAGAGGAGACTAATTTTGGAAAGTGATGTTCAAAATGCATTTTAGATCAGGTGTACAAAAacgtttggccatatagtgtatgtgaTGGGATTGGAGGCTGCaaattttattctctctcataTTTTGTTTGACTCATGATACAGTATTTTCAAGTGCTGAGTTCAGTCTGCTGAAAAACATTGCTGGGTTTGCATCTGGGCCACAGTCTGCCAGATGACTTTCATTTTAGACACTCAGTTAAAGCTGAGCTATTTCCTCCAAGACACACAGCTTCCAGCATTGTCATGTTGACAATATAAGAATGTGTTAGAAGATATTATGGTTTGTGATAATGCTTTAAAAGTTCTTGTGTTAAGTGGTACATTGCATTTTTGTTAATTCTGGAGCAATTCTTATCATTTTATATTGttgtattggcaccctagtaGTTTGCTGGAATGTACATCCATGTGTATTAATTGTCTGACCCggaatttaatttttaaagggAGGACGGTGAATTGGAGGATGGAGAAATCGATGATGAGGGGATAGGGattgaagaagaaaaggaaaccaAGGCGGATCCTGGAGTTTTagacaaagagaaggaaaaagtgCGTGAGAAAGATGACAAATCGCACCGGCACACTCATAAGAGACACAGGAAAATCAAAGAGAAACACAAGTCAAAAAGAAGGCGGAGGGAGAGGCAGAAGGTATACTCCTAACTTCTTTCTTTAAAATCACATTCTGTCTTTGTGAAAGTGTTGCTTCTGAAACTTTTCTGATtgcttattttttattgctgtcTCTCAGCACCACTCGCCATCTAGTGGCTCTAGTTCTGACAGTTACAATACCGATCACGAGCATCAAGACAGACACAAGATCAAAAAGAGCAAAATCTCTTACCGGGATTACGACGGTCGGTTTGCACAGGTAAATTTCAGTTTCACTCATAAATCAGTTATTAGATTTAGAGATAAATGGCAATTCCTGTCTCTGTCCCTTGTCTAACCACTCTCTGTTGTTGTACCTGTTGGTTTCTAGCGTGAACACGAACCTAGTGGAGGTCATGGAAAAGCCCAGAAAACATCACAGTGCAAAAACAGTGAGAGTGAAGAGAAATATGATTATGATGAAGATCAGGACGACTTCTGTGAGGAGCTTTCCAAATACAAACAAGCCAAAGAGATCAGCAAAGCAGTACCATCTAAAGAACAGGGGACAAAATGTATGTAATTTcactttcagtgttttatcACTTTCAACGTTTTCACAGTTTAATTGTCTATTTTGTTTTGGTCTGTCTTCATCTGCCTGCATCATTATGGATGCTTTTAAGTTATACTGAATATCTAATAATAGTAAGCCAGGGCGATGGGACGTTATTGCTTTTTGTCCcatcagttttattttcattggttGCATATTCTTTCTCACTCACCCGGTATAGTTAGTTGCCCCCGGGGTCGAGGACGTGGTGGAGGAAATTTAGGCAGGGGACGTGGTGTGCTAAACAAGAACAAGAAACTGAAGGGAAAAAGCTGGGGCCGTGGTCGGGGAAGAGGTGGAGAGCCAGGAGAAAGTGGAGGCGGAGCTATAGGGGTGAGGCTCTCTAATGACATTTGTATGCATTTTATATTCAGCAACTGTGTTTAAATACAACATTCCTGATCCTCCAGGAATGCCAAAGCCAGCAGTGTTTCCAGAAAAAACGCCCAATCATGAGTCAGGAGTTCATCAACCAACACACGGTTGAGCACAACGGAAGaaacatctgtaaatatttcattgaGGGCAGGTGCATTAAAGTAAGTCTTTGCATTTTACATCTTTGTCATGTGCATGGCATGTTGTCTGATTTGGGTTTTATTTGTACGGACTGTGATCTTGATCTTTGATCTTTCTTACAGGGGGATCAATGCAAGTTTGAACATGACAACGTAATcccagagaagaagaaagaacttTGCAAGTTCTATGTCCAGGGATACTGCACTAAAGGAGAGAACTGCATCTATATGCACAATATCCttaaaaatatcaaaagaaCTATTCATTTAGTGTAAATTGTTTTCAGGTTATTGAATTAAACGTCAAGATCTGCCTTTTTTCGTATTGAGcctttacacacagtatttcaCATGAATATCCCTGTAAGTTCTTCCACACTGGAGCAAAGTGCTACCAAGGAGACCACTGCAAGTTCTCTCATGACCCTTTAACCGAGGTGACAAAAGAGTTATTAGACAAGGTACGAGCTTATGTGTTTGCACTCTTTCTTTCTGCATCTGACTCTTTATTTACTCTTTAGAATGACTGATCGTTGACGTTActcctgtactgtgtgtacttttacattttcagatttTGAACACCGATGAGGATCATGCTAATGACGAAGAGCTGGAGCTGTTGGACCTGAGGAAGCAGGGCATTGTTCCTTTGCCTAAGCCACCTCCTGGTGTAGGACTCTTACCTACACCTGGTTCAGGGAGTCCCCAAGATGGCAGCAAGAAGATCCCCTCTCTATTTGAAATCAAAGTCCAGCCAACTGTTGACCTGGCACAGAAAATTGCGCTAAGgtcctttttattttctatgtgATAAATTAGAATGATCTGTTGATCAGGAAGGCATTTTTAAACATTGGAAACATGTTGTTGTtagtaattatgtttttttttgtgatggtTATTCAAATTTCAGGCCCAATTTCTACAATAGCACCTCTCCCCCATCTGGACAGTTTCAGGGTAGCGGAGGTTCTGCTCAGGAGGACATGGAGACTGGAAGTATGATGTCCCCTGGCCACAGTCATTCTATATTACCACCCCCAGGCTCTCCTGGATCCATGGGTGGTCCTGCTTTTCACTTCTCAGTGACAGGAGTTCCCCAGAGCCCTCCAACACAAGCACCACCACAGGGCTTTGGCCAAGGCATTCCCATGCCACCCCCGGGACTGCAAGGTCAGCCCCCAGTCTTCCATCAGAATACAAATCCTCAGATGAACCAGCAGGGGGCACACTTCAAGTCCTTGGCTGGCGGACAGATGAACACACCCTTTCAAGCTATGAGTCGGATGCCTTCAGAGTTTTTCAAAAACTTGTTCAGTGTCCAGCCACTTGCTTTAGCAGGTAGGAATAAAGCATGCTTTGCtttttacacatttctacattttttttagaaagtcaTATAATCATGTGATTGATGCTGATGATCGTGCTCTTTTTGGCTAGGAAAACcattaaaaagctaaaaaagtAATTCTAATTATAGGCTATTTTTtggaaattaatatttaaatttaatatacaCTTTTGTATTGTACATCAGAAAAATAGTAGCAAAATACTGAGTCTAATGATTGATCTAGgctataataaattaataaataaggtAGTTAAATCTCTTTACTAAGTGACCACTGAGTTTAATCCCCTAAATATGACCAAATCCCAGATGTTCAATCAACTTAAAATTACATAAAGACGTACAGAGAAATAAGTTGTAAAAATTTCAACAAATCTCATCACCTTTTGCTGACGCTTAGAAACACTACTAGAAGAATTAGAATGCGTGGAAAGTTTAGGCATCTTGAGGGTTTTAAAACACTTATCACACTTGTACGGCACATGCTTGTTGAACTGAGATGCGGGAGGATGGACCGCGGCTTCACTtatacactagtacacaaagCATCCGAACTAAAACCAATATGATAtgcctttattcgtcccacaatggggaaatttctctgttacagcagccaaAAAAGCAtggagacataatataatatacattttgttttgtacatactgtatattatattatatactgtatgtataaaaaaatgtatattgcatgtttttcaaaGATAAGATTAAGTCAGCAACAAGGAAAGCTGGTAGCCTGAAGTAAAGATTTTTTGAAAGAATTGCTTAACTTATTTCTTGTGTCTTTAACTTTCCCCCAAAAAACAATAgaatttttattaacaaaatttTCTGAGCGATTTTACACTTAAAAACATGAAAACTTATAAATTACttcagaaatgaaacaaacacttttgcaggttttttttttgaggaattCTCAAATTTCACAGATCTGTGAAAAAATCGCGAATTCAAATGAAAAAGATTCAATGAAAATTTCGCTAATCTTTGAATGCACAATGTTTTACTATATTGTAATAGTAAGTCACAATGatattgttactatagcaaccattTGCAGCTGGAGATACTGTCCATGCTTCCCTTTTATACAGTAATGCTGCACAGACCAGACAGATTTGAGCATTTTAAAGAGCTGGTAAagaaattaaaaggaaaaagctAATGATTGATGACTGAGTTCAGCTGAGAGAAGCATTTCTGGTTGAACTGTTGCTTTAAAAGTCATATTTATCTTAagacaatatattttttattatgtttatataaactAAGTGAGAGAAGAGCCTCTTCCATGTTAACAATTGCATGTTAATTTCTTAGTGAGCATCATTCTATGCCAAGGACATGCAGAAGTACATATGTAGTAGCTTGTTAATGTATAATCGCAATGCAGCTCCGGTCAAGGATACTTATTTGCCCCACTGTAACATTTAAACTGTGATTAAATCACAAGGGGCTAGTACAATTTTACTTCTGATTGAAAGAGTTTAATGAACCCCTCATTTACAGTGCTCCAAATATTCTTGTGTTACTAGAAGAAGGTCAGGACCCCCAGCAGCTCCAGGGAGGCAGTGGCGAGTCCCATAGTGGCATGCAGGACATGTTGCCAGCTGTTCAGAAAGCTTTGCTTTTACACCTGAATCAAAATCAACAGGACTCTGACTCACACAGAACTGATGGACAGGACTCCACACCAGTCAGCAGAGACAAAGGTCAGAAATGAAATGTGCTGTGTGAATATaactttttataaacatatacaatCTGAGCATACATTTcatctgtaaaaatgtattcCTTGTTTCAGACGAAACCACAAATTGGTATTCTAGTGATGATGAGGATGGCAGCAGTGTAACAGCCATCTTAAACACTCTAAAAAAGCAGAATGAAATGTTGCAGATGCAACAGTCCCAACAGTCTAAGCTTCAACAGTCTGCCATGCAGGTCCCCTTGAATGACCCCAGGCTTCACAAGGAAAGGGCTCTGGCTGACCCTCGGCAGCACGTTCCAGACTGCAGGAGAGAACCGGAAAGTGTAATTGACCCCAGATTAGCCAGAGATACCCACAAGGCTAAGCCTTTAGAACCTATGAACTCAAAGGTAGTTCcacaccaccacccacacactAGCTCCTCTGTAGCCCAGAAGCCTTCTGCTGtggaagaggatgaggagggaGAGCGAGAGCTGAGGGAACGAGCTGCCCTAATTCCACTTGATCCAAGTCCTGGAGCTATGCTGCGTGACCCTCGCTGCCAAGTCAAACAGTTTAGTCACATCCGTGTGGATATCCTCCTTCAGCGCCCAGCCTTCGCTCACAGTGTAGTGTGGGCACCTGAGGATCTCATTCCACTGCTAATTCCCAAACAGGAGCCCTCTATAAATCTTCCTTTGCCTCCTCTCATCGCAGATGCCCAGATGAACCGCAACCTCTCAACCTCTTCAGACCATCCATCCTCTGCGCTGACTACTCCAGATCCACGCCTGGCACGCCTCAGAGAAGATGTGGATGTGCAAAGCATCCCTCATGGCAGGACTCTGCAGCCTCGACTTAACCCCGAGAAACCGACAGATCCCCGGACTCATAAAGTTGGGGAGGCCAGGATAAGTCGGGCTGGGAGCCTAGACTCAAAGCTGCCTGTCAAGAGAGAAAGTTCCTCTGGTGCAGGGGTTTCTGATCCAAGATTACAGCGAGCTGCGTCTCGTCATTCTGCCACTACAGCTAGGTCTGATTCAGAGAAACTGCCCCCATATGCCCCTCACTTGGCATCTTCCACAGGTAGCGGATTGGAAAGCCCTACCACACTGCTTGGGGGCATTAGCTTGTATGATCCACGTAACCACACCTTGCTTTTGCCAAAACAGGAGCCAGAGGAACCCCTGAAAAATGCAGGCATCCTAAAACAAACAGGTATATCTGAGACCCTTCCACTGCCACAGGTGCCTTCACCAGTGGTGAACGAAAAGAAGAGTGAAGACTCATCTGAAGTCTCAGAAAACCAGACCAACGGTTCTCAGCCGGGCCAGATCATGCCTATAGCGATGACAGCTCCTTTTTGCTCCCCTGTGCGTGCAGCAGCACCCGCCATGCACAACCTACCAATCCAGCAACTAGCGGCGCTCATACGACCAGCTTACATAGACAGCCGCCCGAGCAGGCCTACTGGACAGACTACTGGAGCCCAGGAGGAAGAGCCAGATGATGACAAAGAAGTGGAAAAAAAGGACAGGCCATTAAGGGATGTATTTAAAACCTTTGACCCCACAGCCTCACCATTCTGTCAGTAAACACTCCCGTATTGAGACCAGTCAGTCTCTGTTAGGAAttcacacaccactgtatgcatgtcatatttatttatctttgttttgtACATACACTTCACAAAGTCACACGAACAGCTAACATTACATAATGTCATCAGAGTATACTAGCATCAAGCATCAGCATACTGACAAGTGCTCCTCAAATAGTCTGTA harbors:
- the LOC113655368 gene encoding zinc finger CCCH domain-containing protein 6, translating into MAFVSLFSCPLNPVLDKNMTDSELAGDEREDGELEDGEIDDEGIGIEEEKETKADPGVLDKEKEKVREKDDKSHRHTHKRHRKIKEKHKSKRRRRERQKHHSPSSGSSSDSYNTDHEHQDRHKIKKSKISYRDYDGRFAQREHEPSGGHGKAQKTSQCKNSESEEKYDYDEDQDDFCEELSKYKQAKEISKAVPSKEQGTKFSCPRGRGRGGGNLGRGRGVLNKNKKLKGKSWGRGRGRGGEPGESGGGAIGECQSQQCFQKKRPIMSQEFINQHTVEHNGRNICKYFIEGRCIKGDQCKFEHDNVIPEKKKELCKFYVQGYCTKGENCIYMHNEYPCKFFHTGAKCYQGDHCKFSHDPLTEVTKELLDKILNTDEDHANDEELELLDLRKQGIVPLPKPPPGVGLLPTPGSGSPQDGSKKIPSLFEIKVQPTVDLAQKIALRPNFYNSTSPPSGQFQGSGGSAQEDMETGSMMSPGHSHSILPPPGSPGSMGGPAFHFSVTGVPQSPPTQAPPQGFGQGIPMPPPGLQGQPPVFHQNTNPQMNQQGAHFKSLAGGQMNTPFQAMSRMPSEFFKNLFSVQPLALAEEGQDPQQLQGGSGESHSGMQDMLPAVQKALLLHLNQNQQDSDSHRTDGQDSTPVSRDKDETTNWYSSDDEDGSSVTAILNTLKKQNEMLQMQQSQQSKLQQSAMQVPLNDPRLHKERALADPRQHVPDCRREPESVIDPRLARDTHKAKPLEPMNSKVVPHHHPHTSSSVAQKPSAVEEDEEGERELRERAALIPLDPSPGAMLRDPRCQVKQFSHIRVDILLQRPAFAHSVVWAPEDLIPLLIPKQEPSINLPLPPLIADAQMNRNLSTSSDHPSSALTTPDPRLARLREDVDVQSIPHGRTLQPRLNPEKPTDPRTHKVGEARISRAGSLDSKLPVKRESSSGAGVSDPRLQRAASRHSATTARSDSEKLPPYAPHLASSTGSGLESPTTLLGGISLYDPRNHTLLLPKQEPEEPLKNAGILKQTGISETLPLPQVPSPVVNEKKSEDSSEVSENQTNGSQPGQIMPIAMTAPFCSPVRAAAPAMHNLPIQQLAALIRPAYIDSRPSRPTGQTTGAQEEEPDDDKEVEKKDRPLRDVFKTFDPTASPFCQ